One part of the Acetoanaerobium sticklandii genome encodes these proteins:
- the murB gene encoding UDP-N-acetylmuramate dehydrogenase, with product MRETYDILKNIVSEQDILTKEYMKNHTSFKIGGSADFLVTPRTVDQIQNLIKTLKKENIPVFIMGNGSNLLVSDKGIRGVVIKLSKNFSSFSISGDEVTAQSGILLSTLSKSIVNESLSGFEFASGIPGTIGGAVTMNAGAYDSEMKNIVEEVVAMDMDGNIKTFTNQEMNFRYRKSRVTDETLVVLEAKLKLEKGNIEDIKAKIDDFTVRRTTKQPLTAYSAGSTFKRPEGYFAGKLIEDAGLKGIIMRNAAVSSLHSGFVINTGDATCENILELIEFIKLTVFSKFGVMLEEEVRVVGEQ from the coding sequence ATGAGAGAAACCTATGATATTTTGAAAAATATAGTAAGTGAACAAGATATATTAACAAAAGAATATATGAAGAATCATACATCGTTTAAAATTGGAGGGAGCGCTGATTTTTTAGTCACCCCTAGAACTGTAGACCAGATTCAAAATCTAATAAAAACCCTGAAAAAAGAAAATATACCTGTATTTATTATGGGAAATGGAAGCAATCTTTTGGTTAGCGACAAAGGGATAAGAGGAGTAGTAATTAAGCTGTCTAAAAACTTCAGTAGCTTTAGCATTTCAGGTGACGAGGTAACAGCTCAGAGCGGAATACTTCTTTCTACTTTGTCAAAATCCATTGTAAATGAGTCTTTGTCTGGTTTTGAATTTGCAAGTGGGATTCCTGGAACCATAGGTGGAGCTGTGACTATGAATGCAGGCGCTTATGATTCTGAGATGAAGAATATAGTAGAAGAAGTTGTGGCTATGGACATGGATGGAAATATCAAAACTTTTACAAATCAAGAGATGAACTTTAGATATAGAAAAAGCAGAGTGACTGATGAAACCTTAGTGGTATTAGAAGCCAAGCTTAAGCTTGAAAAAGGTAATATTGAGGATATCAAAGCAAAAATAGATGATTTCACTGTAAGAAGAACAACTAAGCAGCCACTTACAGCATATAGTGCAGGCTCTACTTTTAAAAGACCTGAAGGATATTTTGCAGGCAAATTGATTGAAGATGCAGGGCTCAAGGGTATAATTATGAGAAATGCGGCTGTTTCTAGTTTGCATAGTGGGTTTGTTATAAACACTGGAGATGCAACCTGTGAAAATATTCTAGAATTAATAGAGTTTATAAAACTGACCGTTTTTTCTAAATTTGGAGTCATGCTCGAAGAAGAGGTGAGGGTAGTAGGTGAACAATAA
- the whiA gene encoding DNA-binding protein WhiA, producing MSFSTQVKNELSRIIPEDKNVRIAELAALIRMSGSLQLMGYNKLSFKVVTENAAIARKVFSLLKMCFNIHVEIQVKKNKNLKKNNTYFLFVSYEQGANDILVEIGILKKDGKDYTIQSDIPESFISDEKSKRAYIRGAFLGGGSISDPEKTYHMEFVTVDDELSTYIRNLLNTYDFNAKIVPRKNTYVVYIKESNNISDLLNIMGAHNALFQLEDVKIMKQMRNDVNRIVNCETANLTKTVNASMRQIEAINYIINTVGIDYLPESLQEIAELRVEYEDLSLKELGEMLDKPLGKSGVNHRLKKIEDIANELKEGRK from the coding sequence GTGTCATTTTCAACTCAAGTTAAAAACGAGCTTTCAAGGATTATTCCTGAAGATAAGAATGTTAGAATTGCTGAATTAGCTGCCTTAATTCGCATGAGCGGAAGCCTGCAGCTAATGGGCTACAATAAATTGTCATTCAAGGTTGTTACTGAAAATGCTGCAATTGCAAGAAAAGTTTTTTCTTTGCTAAAAATGTGTTTTAATATTCATGTAGAAATACAGGTTAAGAAAAATAAGAATTTAAAAAAGAACAATACATATTTCTTGTTTGTATCATATGAACAAGGGGCAAATGATATATTAGTAGAAATAGGTATACTAAAAAAAGACGGTAAGGATTATACTATTCAAAGCGACATACCTGAATCCTTCATCTCTGATGAAAAATCAAAGCGTGCATATATTAGAGGAGCTTTTCTAGGTGGGGGATCGATTTCAGATCCAGAAAAAACCTATCATATGGAATTTGTTACTGTAGATGACGAGCTAAGTACCTACATAAGAAATTTACTAAATACATATGATTTTAATGCTAAAATAGTACCTAGAAAGAACACCTACGTAGTATATATCAAAGAAAGCAATAATATATCAGATTTACTTAACATAATGGGAGCACATAATGCTCTATTTCAGCTAGAGGACGTTAAGATTATGAAGCAGATGAGAAATGATGTAAATAGGATTGTCAATTGTGAGACTGCAAACCTTACTAAGACAGTAAATGCATCTATGAGACAGATAGAAGCTATAAACTATATCATAAATACAGTAGGTATAGACTACCTCCCTGAAAGTCTTCAGGAAATAGCAGAGCTAAGAGTAGAATATGAAGATTTAAGCCTTAAGGAACTAGGCGAAATGCTAGATAAACCACTTGGAAAATCAGGTGTTAATCATAGATTGAAAAAAATAGAAGATATTGCAAACGAACTAAAAGAAGGGAGAAAGTAA
- a CDS encoding MOSC domain-containing protein, translated as MAKVIAVNISEKKGTIKKPVLHGEFKIDHGMVGDAHAGDWHRQVSLLGQESIDKMISMGAKDLTPGKFAENITTEGICLYELPVGTQLKIGDTIQEVTQIGKKCHHGCEIKNLTGDCIMPREGIFTKIIKEGQVKPGDDIVII; from the coding sequence ATGGCAAAAGTAATAGCAGTTAATATTAGCGAAAAAAAAGGGACAATAAAAAAGCCAGTTTTACATGGAGAGTTTAAGATTGATCACGGTATGGTTGGAGACGCTCATGCTGGAGATTGGCATAGACAAGTTAGTCTTTTAGGTCAAGAGAGCATAGACAAGATGATAAGCATGGGTGCAAAGGATTTAACTCCTGGGAAATTTGCAGAAAACATAACAACAGAGGGAATATGCTTATATGAATTGCCAGTTGGAACTCAGCTAAAGATAGGTGATACTATTCAAGAAGTGACTCAGATAGGAAAAAAATGTCATCATGGATGTGAAATTAAAAACCTTACTGGAGACTGCATCATGCCTAGAGAAGGTATATTTACAAAGATTATAAAAGAAGGCCAGGTAAAGCCTGGAGACGATATAGTTATAATCTAG
- a CDS encoding gluconeogenesis factor YvcK family protein: MKKKITVIGGGTGQANLLRGLKNYNIDLTAVVTMADDGGGSGKLRQEIGMLPPGDIRNCIIALSDIEPAMETLMQHRFKEGSLKGQSFGNLFLAALNEIYGDFELAISKISEILAVRGRVLPVTLEDIHLVAKLANGNLVNGESNIAQECINQSTRIDKILLRPSNVDAFPEVIDRINNSDIIVLGPGSLYTSIIPNLLVTDVAKAIYESKAVKIYVSNIMTEYGETTGYSIYNHMKAILDHSIFPIIDKAIINKKDIPGNILQKYLYEGQTPLFLDKKQKKQILELGIEVIQDDLITIKNELLIHDSDKISKVIMDLAKKTDSSKINQSIL; this comes from the coding sequence ATGAAGAAAAAAATAACAGTAATAGGTGGAGGAACAGGTCAAGCTAATCTTCTGAGAGGTCTTAAAAATTACAATATAGATTTGACCGCAGTTGTAACTATGGCTGATGATGGTGGTGGCTCAGGAAAGCTGAGGCAAGAAATTGGAATGCTTCCTCCGGGAGATATAAGAAACTGCATTATAGCTCTATCTGATATTGAACCGGCTATGGAAACTCTTATGCAGCATAGATTCAAAGAGGGAAGCCTAAAAGGGCAAAGCTTTGGTAATTTATTTTTAGCAGCCTTAAATGAAATTTATGGAGATTTTGAATTAGCTATTTCGAAAATATCTGAAATTTTGGCTGTAAGAGGAAGAGTTCTGCCTGTGACACTTGAAGATATACACCTTGTTGCAAAGCTCGCAAATGGAAACCTAGTAAACGGTGAATCTAACATAGCTCAGGAGTGTATCAATCAGTCCACTAGAATTGATAAAATACTTTTAAGACCATCAAATGTAGATGCATTTCCAGAAGTAATAGATAGAATTAATAATTCAGATATTATAGTTTTAGGGCCTGGAAGTCTTTATACTAGCATAATTCCAAATCTTTTGGTTACAGATGTTGCTAAAGCAATATATGAATCTAAAGCTGTAAAAATATATGTATCCAATATAATGACGGAATATGGGGAGACTACTGGCTATAGTATTTATAACCATATGAAGGCTATTCTTGACCATAGTATATTTCCAATTATCGATAAAGCAATTATTAATAAAAAGGATATCCCTGGAAATATATTGCAAAAATATTTATATGAGGGACAAACTCCTTTATTCCTGGATAAAAAGCAAAAAAAACAGATTTTAGAGCTTGGGATAGAGGTCATTCAAGACGACTTAATTACCATAAAAAACGAGCTACTAATTCATGATAGTGATAAAATATCGAAAGTTATTATGGATTTAGCAAAAAAAACTGATAGTTCTAAAATAAATCAAAGTATTTTATAA
- the rapZ gene encoding RNase adapter RapZ, which produces MHIVIVTGLSGSGKSEAMNVMEDMGFYCVDNLPPALLPKFVEVCSSSQGALDKVALGIDIRGYKFFKDLNESLRFMEKNDYKFDIIFLEADDNTLVRRYKMTRRKHPLALEDNIFQGIQRERAMLEELKQQSGYIINTTNMKPSDLKDEINNIFKEGKEKTNLIISVTSFGFKHGIPIDADLVFDVRFMPNPYYIEDLKEKTGDDKEIRDYVMNSNQSVIFKEKLQDMIEFLIPNYIKEGKNHLVIAIGCTGGRHRSVTIANLLYDFLKDKGYRVFKKHRDYTLK; this is translated from the coding sequence ATGCATATAGTTATAGTAACTGGCTTATCAGGTTCTGGCAAAAGTGAAGCAATGAATGTCATGGAAGACATGGGCTTTTATTGTGTGGATAACCTTCCACCAGCTTTATTACCTAAGTTTGTAGAGGTATGTTCTTCATCTCAAGGAGCTCTTGATAAGGTAGCACTAGGTATAGATATCAGGGGCTATAAATTTTTTAAGGATTTGAACGAAAGCCTTAGATTTATGGAAAAGAATGATTATAAATTTGACATAATATTTTTAGAAGCTGATGATAACACCTTGGTAAGAAGATATAAAATGACTAGAAGAAAGCATCCTTTGGCACTTGAAGACAATATATTTCAGGGTATTCAAAGAGAACGTGCAATGCTAGAGGAACTAAAACAACAATCTGGTTATATTATCAACACTACCAATATGAAGCCAAGTGATTTAAAAGATGAGATAAATAATATATTTAAAGAAGGCAAGGAAAAAACAAATTTGATAATTTCAGTTACCTCATTTGGATTTAAGCATGGTATACCAATAGATGCTGATTTGGTATTTGATGTGAGATTTATGCCAAATCCTTATTATATTGAGGATTTAAAAGAGAAAACTGGTGACGATAAGGAAATCAGAGACTATGTCATGAACTCAAATCAAAGTGTAATATTTAAGGAAAAGCTTCAGGATATGATTGAGTTTTTAATTCCAAATTATATCAAGGAAGGCAAAAATCATTTAGTTATTGCTATTGGCTGTACTGGAGGCAGACACCGTTCTGTTACTATTGCAAACCTGTTGTATGACTTTTTAAAGGATAAAGGGTATAGAGTTTTCAAAAAACATAGAGATTATACTCTAAAATAG
- a CDS encoding NUDIX hydrolase → MREEISSGGVIVFGNAILLLKKYNGDWVLPKGKVEPGEKKDEAALREVFEESGLKAEIIKYLGEIHYTYKENWDENKRVHKTVYWYLMHSRSMDTVPQREEGFIEAKFIHIDRVLEMAKYDDEKEIIKVALDEINKKSYNNSGD, encoded by the coding sequence ATGAGGGAAGAAATAAGTTCTGGTGGAGTCATTGTTTTTGGAAACGCCATCCTTCTCCTAAAAAAATATAATGGAGACTGGGTTTTACCTAAAGGTAAAGTAGAACCTGGAGAAAAGAAAGACGAAGCCGCCCTAAGAGAAGTGTTTGAAGAAAGTGGATTGAAAGCTGAGATAATCAAATATCTAGGAGAAATTCATTACACCTATAAAGAAAATTGGGATGAAAATAAAAGAGTCCATAAGACGGTATATTGGTATCTGATGCATTCCAGAAGTATGGATACAGTCCCTCAAAGAGAAGAGGGCTTCATAGAAGCCAAGTTCATTCATATAGATAGAGTGTTAGAGATGGCAAAATATGATGACGAAAAGGAAATAATAAAAGTTGCATTAGATGAAATTAACAAAAAATCATATAATAACTCAGGTGATTAA
- a CDS encoding PHP domain-containing protein encodes MNNNLKVVADYHTHTIYSDGKGTIEQNVKSAIDKGLEIIGISDHGYKHMGFGVKYNLFEKMRYEIDLMKEKYPQIKILLGVECNILDDRGNIDIDDKILGYFDYVMAGYHFGSMPTRWTRGMRNHFNNYFKPLKSLEKAYNTRALVNAMRNNDIFVLTHPGDKGDVDIIEVAKAAQETKTYMEINSHHKNLSIEQLRLIKNIDVEYILGSDSHLPNHVGDFTNALERAISAGVDIDKIVNVRRV; translated from the coding sequence GTGAACAATAATCTTAAAGTAGTAGCTGATTATCATACACACACTATATACAGTGATGGTAAAGGCACTATTGAACAAAATGTTAAATCAGCTATAGACAAAGGGCTTGAAATCATAGGAATATCAGATCATGGATACAAGCACATGGGATTTGGGGTTAAATATAACCTTTTTGAGAAAATGCGCTATGAAATTGATTTAATGAAGGAAAAGTATCCTCAAATCAAAATATTACTTGGAGTTGAATGTAATATCTTGGATGATAGAGGAAATATTGATATAGATGATAAAATTTTAGGGTATTTTGATTATGTCATGGCAGGCTACCATTTTGGTTCCATGCCTACGAGATGGACAAGAGGAATGAGAAATCATTTTAATAATTATTTCAAACCCTTAAAATCATTAGAAAAAGCATATAATACAAGAGCACTTGTTAATGCGATGAGAAACAATGATATTTTTGTTTTAACACATCCAGGAGATAAAGGGGATGTAGATATAATAGAGGTAGCAAAAGCTGCTCAGGAGACTAAAACCTACATGGAAATTAATTCGCATCATAAAAATCTCTCGATAGAGCAGTTAAGATTAATAAAAAATATTGATGTTGAATATATTTTAGGCTCGGATTCACATCTGCCAAACCATGTAGGAGATTTTACAAATGCTTTGGAAAGAGCAATTTCAGCTGGGGTAGATATCGATAAGATTGTAAATGTCAGGAGGGTTTAG
- a CDS encoding HPr family phosphocarrier protein: protein MITKELTIKNEIGLHARPAALFVQTANKFLSDIMIKKAGKTVNAKSIMGVMAMGISKGEMIEIIIDGPDEENAISAIEDLINVKLLES, encoded by the coding sequence ATGATAACAAAGGAACTTACAATAAAAAATGAAATAGGATTACACGCAAGACCTGCAGCTCTCTTTGTTCAGACTGCAAACAAATTCTTATCAGATATAATGATAAAAAAAGCAGGAAAAACTGTAAACGCAAAGTCAATAATGGGAGTTATGGCTATGGGGATATCTAAAGGTGAGATGATAGAAATAATAATAGATGGCCCAGATGAGGAAAACGCTATCTCTGCCATAGAGGACCTTATCAACGTAAAACTACTAGAGTCATAA